One genomic window of Citrobacter sp. Marseille-Q6884 includes the following:
- a CDS encoding MFS transporter: MTELPDSTRWQLWIVAFGFFMQSLDTTIVNTALPSMAKSLGESPLHMHMVIVSYVLTVAVMLPASGWLADKIGVRNIFFTAIILFTLGSLFCAGSSTLNELVMSRVLQGIGGAMMVPVGRLTVMKIVPREQYMAAMTFVTLPGQIGPLLGPALGGILVEYVSWHWIFLINIPVGIVGAIATLLLMPNYTMQTRRFDLSGFMMLAVGMAVLTLALDGSKGTGLSDITLAALVICGVLAILLYLKHARHNPRALFSLNLFRTPTFSLGLFGSFAGRIGSGMLPFMTPVFLQIGLGFSPFHAGLMMIPMVLGSMGMKRIVVQVVNRFGYRRVLVATTLGLSLVSLLLMTTALLGWYYVLPFVLFLQGMVNSTRFSSMNTLTLKDLPDDLASSGNSLLSMIMQLSMSIGVTIAGLLLGMFGQQHIAVGSDATHTVFMYTWLCIALIIALPAIIFARVPNDTQTNAVISRRKRST; this comes from the coding sequence ATGACAGAACTTCCTGACAGCACCCGCTGGCAACTTTGGATTGTGGCATTTGGCTTTTTCATGCAATCGCTGGATACCACCATCGTCAACACCGCGCTTCCCTCGATGGCCAAAAGCCTCGGGGAAAGCCCGCTGCATATGCACATGGTCATTGTGTCATACGTATTAACCGTCGCCGTGATGCTGCCTGCCAGCGGCTGGCTGGCGGATAAAATCGGCGTGCGGAATATTTTCTTCACCGCCATTATCCTGTTTACGCTGGGATCGCTGTTTTGCGCCGGGTCCAGTACGCTCAACGAGCTGGTCATGTCCCGCGTCTTACAGGGCATCGGTGGCGCAATGATGGTGCCGGTCGGCAGGTTAACGGTGATGAAGATCGTCCCGCGCGAGCAATATATGGCGGCAATGACTTTTGTCACCCTGCCGGGCCAAATTGGCCCTTTGCTCGGCCCTGCGTTAGGTGGGATTCTGGTGGAATATGTCTCCTGGCACTGGATTTTCCTGATCAACATTCCGGTCGGTATCGTCGGAGCGATAGCAACGCTCCTGCTTATGCCCAACTACACCATGCAGACCCGGCGGTTCGATCTTTCAGGATTTATGATGCTGGCGGTGGGCATGGCGGTACTGACGCTGGCGCTGGACGGCAGCAAAGGCACCGGGCTCTCCGACATAACGCTGGCTGCGCTGGTGATCTGCGGCGTTCTGGCGATCCTGCTGTATTTGAAACACGCCCGACATAACCCTCGCGCCCTGTTTAGTCTCAATCTGTTTCGCACCCCCACCTTCTCGTTAGGCCTGTTTGGCAGCTTTGCCGGGCGTATTGGTAGCGGGATGTTGCCGTTTATGACGCCGGTATTTTTGCAGATTGGACTGGGCTTTTCGCCGTTTCATGCCGGGCTGATGATGATCCCAATGGTGCTCGGCAGTATGGGAATGAAACGCATCGTGGTTCAGGTCGTTAATCGGTTTGGCTATCGCCGCGTTCTGGTTGCCACGACGCTCGGCTTGTCGCTGGTCAGCCTGCTGTTGATGACGACCGCCCTGCTCGGCTGGTATTACGTTCTCCCCTTCGTATTGTTTTTACAAGGGATGGTCAATTCAACCCGTTTCTCGTCCATGAACACGTTGACGTTAAAAGATCTGCCTGACGACCTCGCCAGCAGCGGTAACAGCCTGCTCTCTATGATCATGCAGTTATCGATGAGTATCGGGGTCACCATCGCCGGGCTGCTCCTGGGGATGTTTGGTCAACAACATATCGCCGTCGGCAGCGACGCCACCCATACCGTCTTTATGTATACCTGGCTTTGTATCGCACTCATTATTGCACTACCAGCCATTATTTTTGCCCGCGTGCCCAATGACACGCAAACCAACGCAGTGATCTCACGGCGCAAAAGGAGCACCTGA